A window from Acidimicrobiales bacterium encodes these proteins:
- a CDS encoding TetR family transcriptional regulator, producing the protein MTKHGDQEESAGQGLRSRKQARLRGELEAAAFTLFQANGYEDTTVEEIAAAVEVSPRTFFRYFGSKEDVLFGYEEGQISELRRMLRECPSAATDLVALKQVLLNFASYLAEEHQPLLTRAALVAQDARLVDRSLRVLRSWELTLADELAVQAGMDAPDLATRVRAASTMSALNVAVRVWLAEGGQGALVTVAERALEVATSPETPGPRRPRGRRRLAP; encoded by the coding sequence ATGACCAAACATGGCGACCAGGAGGAATCTGCCGGGCAGGGTCTGCGGTCGCGTAAGCAGGCCCGGCTACGCGGAGAGCTCGAGGCGGCGGCCTTCACCCTTTTCCAGGCCAACGGTTACGAAGACACCACGGTGGAGGAGATCGCCGCCGCCGTCGAGGTATCTCCACGGACCTTCTTCCGCTACTTCGGTTCCAAGGAAGACGTTCTCTTCGGCTATGAGGAGGGCCAGATCAGCGAGCTGCGCCGGATGCTCCGCGAGTGCCCGAGCGCGGCGACGGACCTGGTGGCGCTCAAACAGGTCCTACTCAACTTCGCGAGCTATCTCGCCGAGGAGCACCAGCCCCTCCTAACCCGGGCGGCTCTCGTGGCTCAAGACGCGCGCCTAGTAGACCGCAGCCTACGAGTGCTGCGTTCCTGGGAACTGACACTGGCCGATGAGCTAGCGGTACAGGCCGGGATGGACGCCCCCGATCTCGCTACTCGGGTGCGGGCAGCCTCAACCATGAGCGCCCTAAACGTGGCAGTGAGGGTATGGCTGGCCGAGGGTGGCCAGGGCGCGCTAGTGACTGTCGCCGAGCGGGCTCTGGAAGTGGCGACGAGTCCGGAGACACCTGGGCCGCGTCGACCCCGAGGCCGTCGGCGGCTGGCGCCGTAG